In Thauera sedimentorum, the following are encoded in one genomic region:
- a CDS encoding NifB/NifX family molybdenum-iron cluster-binding protein: protein MSEPLRLAVASKEGQAISDHFGHARHFRIYEVSPEDCRYIESRDVAHYCHGNTGSQSAMAMILETIKDCRAVFVAKIGDGPTEKLAKIGVSAVSSYAWEDIEPSLLDYARRTAAGEVVA from the coding sequence ATGAGCGAACCGTTGCGGCTGGCGGTGGCCAGCAAGGAAGGCCAGGCCATCAGCGACCACTTCGGTCACGCCAGGCACTTTCGCATCTACGAAGTCAGCCCGGAGGACTGCCGCTATATCGAATCGCGCGACGTGGCGCACTACTGCCACGGCAACACCGGCAGCCAGAGCGCGATGGCGATGATCCTGGAGACCATCAAGGACTGCCGCGCGGTGTTCGTCGCCAAGATCGGCGACGGCCCGACCGAGAAGCTGGCGAAGATCGGCGTGAGCGCCGTCTCCAGCTACGCCTGGGAAGACATCGAACCCTCGCTGCTCGACTACGCCCGCCGCACCGCAGCCGGCGAGGTCGTGGCATGA
- a CDS encoding glutathione S-transferase family protein gives MNMKLYMTPGSCSTGIHILLEELEQVFEVYLVNLLAGDNRRPEYLAMNPNGTIPTLVTPDGSPLTDWQSIAWWLGKRFAKGKFLPGNEGDRELCQWVMDMAGKKIHGDGFPRIFVTDAYTRDEGRKSMIHRQGEKIVQVGFEEVPPKLEGRKYVLGEQPCIADFALFYVEFWADRTGIALPQPLHAHYQRMLRRPAVRQVLSEEGYGSMFR, from the coding sequence ATGAACATGAAGCTCTACATGACCCCGGGCTCGTGCAGCACCGGCATCCACATCCTGCTGGAAGAGCTGGAGCAGGTGTTCGAGGTCTACCTGGTCAACCTGCTGGCCGGCGACAACCGCCGCCCGGAATACCTGGCGATGAACCCCAACGGCACCATCCCGACCCTGGTCACCCCGGACGGCAGCCCGCTCACCGACTGGCAGTCAATCGCCTGGTGGCTGGGCAAGCGCTTCGCCAAAGGCAAGTTCCTGCCCGGCAACGAGGGGGACCGCGAACTCTGCCAGTGGGTCATGGACATGGCCGGCAAGAAGATCCACGGCGACGGCTTCCCCCGCATCTTCGTCACCGACGCCTACACCCGCGACGAAGGCCGCAAGTCGATGATCCACCGCCAGGGCGAGAAGATCGTGCAGGTCGGTTTCGAGGAAGTGCCACCCAAGCTGGAAGGCCGCAAGTACGTGCTGGGCGAACAGCCCTGCATCGCGGACTTCGCACTGTTCTACGTGGAGTTCTGGGCGGACCGCACCGGCATCGCCCTGCCCCAGCCGCTGCACGCGCATTACCAGCGCATGCTGCGCCGCCCGGCCGTGCGCCAGGTGCTGTCGGAAGAGGGTTACGGGAGCATGTTTCGCTGA
- a CDS encoding nucleoid-associated protein, whose protein sequence is MKLAEHDVTFRTTALRGYHKSAQGESMLDVSSARVTHCVVHRVGNRLREEGCEFSQQEVRGTAELRGTLLRHYLTPLAKSGEDFEFYHESDISLNAAKHFSARILADEENFVSVSQNIAKHLYSASMHPSIAEGEFIVILFQDVRVDGIPHAALGLYKIEQREKFFDIEKSDDSINLIEINGIPVTSIQKGALIFGDDVGVFVKESGSQQTKYWAELFLKARPRQTRKSTSKLAAEFVKQVCSRIDIEAGMSLRRDLVDIFSASATVNYRDVEEVSERYLDRDEVSRLTQQLEDHSGFSALSGSALDSALLIRQARNVLRQYPLGDGIGLTVANPKARLENCSISKTKNGYRAIIDIELGE, encoded by the coding sequence GTGAAGTTGGCTGAACATGATGTTACATTTAGGACTACAGCATTACGTGGTTACCACAAGTCTGCCCAGGGGGAATCAATGCTAGATGTCAGTTCAGCAAGGGTCACGCACTGCGTGGTTCATCGAGTAGGAAATCGTCTGCGGGAAGAAGGGTGTGAATTCTCACAGCAGGAAGTGCGCGGGACTGCGGAATTGCGCGGCACGCTTCTTCGACACTATCTCACACCCCTTGCAAAATCAGGCGAAGACTTTGAGTTCTATCACGAGTCCGATATCAGCCTGAATGCCGCAAAGCATTTCTCTGCGCGAATACTGGCTGACGAAGAAAATTTTGTGAGCGTCAGCCAGAATATTGCGAAACACCTTTACTCGGCTTCGATGCATCCCAGCATTGCGGAGGGTGAGTTCATCGTAATTCTCTTTCAGGATGTGCGAGTTGACGGCATACCACATGCGGCACTGGGGCTCTATAAGATTGAGCAACGTGAGAAATTCTTTGATATAGAAAAATCAGACGATTCCATAAACCTCATAGAAATCAATGGAATTCCAGTAACCAGCATTCAAAAAGGCGCTCTGATTTTTGGAGACGACGTTGGCGTCTTCGTCAAAGAATCAGGCAGTCAGCAAACAAAGTACTGGGCAGAGCTTTTTCTGAAAGCGAGGCCAAGACAAACCAGAAAATCAACTTCCAAACTGGCCGCAGAATTTGTTAAGCAAGTCTGCTCAAGGATTGATATAGAGGCCGGAATGTCCTTGCGTCGAGATTTAGTTGACATTTTTTCCGCCAGTGCAACGGTCAACTATCGAGATGTGGAAGAGGTTTCTGAGCGATATCTAGATCGCGATGAAGTGAGTAGACTGACGCAGCAACTTGAGGATCATTCGGGCTTTTCGGCATTATCAGGAAGCGCACTCGATTCAGCGCTTCTCATTCGTCAAGCCAGAAACGTGCTCCGCCAATACCCCCTAGGCGATGGAATTGGCTTAACTGTCGCCAATCCCAAGGCTCGCTTGGAAAACTGCTCAATAAGTAAGACAAAGAATGGCTATCGGGCCATTATTGATATCGAACTTGGAGAATAG
- the gapS4a gene encoding GapS4a family protein, giving the protein MAGEKSKSSGEIGESIAAGLLHRIGWKKSLKNVPIKCNTPTHRNEKGNQRTSHGEDQIFLYNNPFHDARTDVVHVSVKNKIGSYPASESALKREFKEHLAELHEVIECARYSEEVSQATKAFKARKKVSHSGLLIWVHNDAEDIERDIKPILSKIRLEQESDVPIYLIDSGRAGFVMKVMDDIERRQNDWAFFFPVIGTVTTVDEARTGAFLPLEIIASDVLPIVMYEGEKTEMIIYANQAFSTDAYTKLIAYGLRFCTGLVATIRIGMPDYNPATDKAAADLARLAFSDRNETIEPFSFNRSILALLNEA; this is encoded by the coding sequence ATGGCAGGGGAGAAATCAAAAAGCTCCGGTGAAATCGGAGAGAGTATCGCTGCAGGGCTTTTGCATCGAATTGGGTGGAAAAAAAGCTTAAAAAACGTTCCCATAAAATGTAACACGCCGACTCATAGGAATGAAAAGGGAAATCAAAGGACTAGTCACGGAGAGGACCAGATATTTCTGTACAACAATCCATTTCATGACGCAAGAACGGATGTGGTACATGTCTCGGTCAAGAACAAGATTGGCTCCTATCCTGCATCTGAGTCTGCATTAAAGCGAGAATTCAAAGAGCATCTAGCCGAGCTTCACGAGGTGATCGAGTGTGCCCGTTATAGCGAAGAAGTTTCTCAAGCGACCAAGGCATTCAAGGCGCGCAAGAAGGTCTCTCACTCCGGGCTCCTGATTTGGGTGCACAACGATGCAGAAGATATCGAGCGAGACATTAAGCCGATCTTGTCGAAAATCCGTTTGGAACAAGAGTCGGACGTCCCCATTTATTTGATCGACAGCGGGCGTGCGGGCTTCGTCATGAAGGTCATGGACGACATCGAGCGCCGCCAGAATGATTGGGCGTTCTTCTTCCCAGTCATTGGCACGGTCACTACTGTAGACGAGGCAAGAACTGGCGCATTTCTGCCTCTTGAGATAATTGCTTCGGACGTTCTGCCCATTGTTATGTACGAGGGCGAGAAGACAGAAATGATCATTTATGCAAATCAGGCATTCAGTACGGATGCGTACACAAAATTGATAGCCTATGGACTGAGATTTTGTACAGGCCTGGTTGCAACCATAAGAATCGGTATGCCGGATTATAATCCCGCGACCGATAAGGCGGCTGCAGATCTGGCGAGACTGGCCTTTTCAGACCGTAATGAAACGATTGAGCCTTTCTCTTTCAATCGCTCTATTTTGGCCCTTCTGAATGAGGCTTAG
- the gapS4b gene encoding GapS4b family protein produces the protein MTKAHAIDLKSSIVSGSDLRILLGSDHLSYGEIYVALKEKGVFVGNSDKAITVPLLSATLLTPDNFTRLIESSVSRESQPKVKVAGLDLVAKGVDWITPLKKSLFAESFDMLGEASGVDFVTSPTLVVVNADKVTIPYQIQRQDFSKDWIQRELSFDAQVTIERQGGELKLEFTSTHSSKETEVVNKKITSRIAKVLYGENLVKGDEPISVTFGFLNNEERIRYFKRLTAGYGACLQAGSVNDIDICLDTNGPALPDDPQIAWMKQTVRRFNVDGDRLNDIFLINDEKYYKHYYILRMDVTFPFAVGPNEGECRVSFSFSGSRSVSPSSELVFEVMRWVHKSSPNADAKKIVSSEVLHALRSLIEQKLNLAISERDKAQDSTPVGA, from the coding sequence ATGACCAAAGCTCACGCCATTGATCTCAAGTCCAGCATTGTGTCGGGCTCAGACCTCCGAATTCTCTTGGGAAGCGATCACCTTAGCTACGGAGAAATATACGTGGCACTCAAGGAAAAGGGGGTATTTGTTGGGAACTCCGATAAGGCAATAACTGTTCCACTTCTTTCTGCAACGCTTTTAACTCCGGATAATTTTACAAGGTTGATTGAAAGCAGTGTCAGTCGCGAATCGCAGCCAAAGGTTAAGGTAGCTGGCTTGGATTTGGTGGCAAAAGGGGTGGATTGGATTACTCCGCTGAAGAAGAGTCTCTTTGCTGAATCATTTGATATGCTAGGCGAGGCTTCGGGTGTGGATTTCGTTACCAGCCCAACCCTGGTTGTTGTCAATGCAGATAAAGTCACAATTCCATATCAGATTCAACGCCAAGATTTCAGCAAGGACTGGATTCAGCGAGAACTTAGCTTCGATGCGCAAGTAACGATTGAGCGTCAAGGGGGTGAGTTGAAGCTTGAGTTTACTTCAACTCATTCATCGAAGGAAACTGAAGTTGTCAACAAAAAGATCACATCGCGTATTGCAAAGGTGCTTTACGGCGAGAATCTCGTCAAGGGTGATGAGCCGATTTCGGTGACCTTTGGATTCTTAAACAATGAAGAGCGCATTAGGTACTTCAAGCGACTAACCGCAGGATATGGGGCTTGCTTACAGGCCGGCAGTGTAAATGATATAGACATTTGCCTGGACACCAACGGCCCCGCCTTGCCCGATGACCCTCAAATCGCTTGGATGAAACAAACGGTCCGGCGATTTAATGTGGATGGAGATAGGCTGAATGACATATTTCTGATCAACGACGAGAAATACTATAAGCATTACTATATTCTCCGAATGGATGTGACGTTTCCATTCGCAGTCGGACCGAACGAAGGCGAATGCCGAGTTTCCTTCTCGTTTAGTGGATCGAGGTCGGTTAGTCCTAGTTCAGAATTAGTATTTGAGGTTATGCGATGGGTGCACAAGAGCTCTCCAAATGCAGACGCAAAGAAAATTGTCTCTTCCGAGGTTCTCCATGCTCTTCGGTCGCTAATCGAGCAGAAACTCAACTTGGCGATTTCTGAGCGGGATAAGGCGCAAGACAGTACTCCTGTCGGAGCTTAG
- a CDS encoding sodium-dependent transporter: MAKAHSHGQWTSRMGFVLAATGSAVGLGNIWKFPYMIGQSGGAAFVLVYLACIALIGLPILVAEWMIGRRGQKNPISTMAEVAAKHGSSRSWAVVGFTGVLGAFLILSFYSVIGGWALSYMGDAATGAFAGMDKDATGAAFTAFLGNAGSLLTWHSVFMLLTVGVVAMGVAGGLERASKLMMPALGVLLLVLVGYGMTTGGFGQAAAYLFNPDWSKLNGGVVMAALGHAFFTLSLGMGIMMAYGSYLGEDVDLLRTARTVVIMDTVIAIAAGLAIFPIVFANGLDPAAGPGLIFVTLPLAFGNITGGVALGTIFFLLLTFAALTSAISLLEPVVELVEERTPLSRVGATVIAGFATWALGIAALLSFNVWGDVTLLGLNIFDLLDQLTSKFLLPLTGLGAIVFAAWCLDQESVRRELKLSEGGYALWRIVTRFIAPIGVLAVFVGNL, encoded by the coding sequence ATGGCCAAGGCACATTCCCACGGTCAATGGACCTCCCGCATGGGCTTCGTGCTCGCCGCCACCGGTTCGGCGGTCGGCCTGGGCAACATCTGGAAATTCCCCTACATGATCGGCCAGAGCGGCGGTGCCGCCTTTGTGCTGGTCTATCTCGCCTGCATCGCGCTGATCGGCCTGCCGATCCTGGTGGCCGAATGGATGATCGGCCGGCGCGGACAGAAGAACCCGATCAGCACCATGGCCGAGGTGGCCGCCAAGCACGGCAGCAGCCGCAGCTGGGCGGTGGTCGGCTTCACCGGCGTGCTTGGCGCCTTCCTGATCCTGTCCTTCTACAGCGTGATCGGCGGCTGGGCGCTGTCCTACATGGGCGATGCGGCCACCGGCGCCTTTGCCGGCATGGACAAGGACGCCACCGGCGCGGCCTTCACCGCTTTCCTCGGTAACGCCGGCAGCCTGCTGACCTGGCACAGCGTGTTCATGCTGCTCACCGTGGGCGTGGTGGCGATGGGCGTGGCCGGCGGCCTGGAGCGCGCCTCCAAGCTGATGATGCCGGCGCTGGGCGTGCTGCTGCTGGTGCTGGTCGGCTACGGCATGACCACCGGCGGCTTCGGCCAGGCGGCGGCCTACCTGTTCAACCCGGACTGGAGCAAGCTCAACGGCGGCGTGGTCATGGCCGCGCTGGGCCACGCCTTCTTCACCCTGTCGCTGGGCATGGGCATCATGATGGCCTACGGCTCCTACCTGGGCGAGGACGTGGACCTGCTGCGCACCGCGCGCACCGTGGTGATCATGGACACGGTGATCGCCATCGCCGCCGGCCTGGCGATCTTCCCCATCGTGTTCGCCAACGGCCTGGACCCGGCCGCCGGCCCCGGGCTGATCTTCGTCACCCTGCCGCTGGCCTTCGGCAACATCACCGGTGGCGTGGCGCTGGGCACCATCTTCTTCCTGCTGCTCACCTTCGCCGCGCTGACCTCGGCCATCTCGCTGCTCGAGCCGGTGGTGGAGCTGGTGGAGGAGCGCACCCCGCTGAGCCGCGTGGGCGCCACCGTGATCGCCGGTTTTGCCACCTGGGCGCTGGGCATCGCCGCGCTGCTGTCCTTCAACGTGTGGGGCGACGTGACCCTGCTGGGCCTCAACATCTTCGACCTGCTCGACCAGCTCACCAGCAAGTTCCTGCTGCCGCTCACCGGCCTGGGCGCAATCGTCTTCGCCGCTTGGTGCCTGGACCAGGAAAGCGTGCGCCGCGAGCTGAAGCTCTCGGAGGGTGGCTACGCCCTGTGGCGCATCGTCACCCGCTTCATTGCGCCGATTGGCGTGCTGGCGGTGTTTGTCGGCAATCTGTAG
- a CDS encoding indolepyruvate ferredoxin oxidoreductase family protein translates to MAKTLAPAALEDKYTLTSGRAYMTGIQALVRLPMMQRMRDAAAGLNTAGFVSGYRGSPLGSVDQEFWKAKKYLEPQHIVFQPGLNEDLAATAVWGTQQVNLDKNAKYDGVFAMWYGKGPGVDRSGDVFRHANAAGTSKHGGVLVIAGDDHAAKSSTLPHQTEHVFKALMMPVLAPANIQEYLEYGLHGFALSRYSGCWVAFKALADTVETSASVDVDPFRVQTVIPADFPLPADGLNIRWPDPPLVQEKRLVHHKLYAALAYARANQLDRTMIDSPNARLGIMTSGKSYLDVRQALEDLGIDDQLAAELGIRLYKVGMVWPLEAEGVRRFADGLEEILVVEEKRQFLEYQLKEELYNWREDVRPRVIGKFDEKGEWSLPHADWLLPAASELTPAMIARVIAARIARFHTSDRIKARLSFLEAKEAALAKPRLSIARVPHYCSGCPHNTSTKVPEGSRAIAGIGCHYMATWLSPESTGTFCQMGGEGVPWVGQAPFTGTQHVFANLGDGTYMHSGILAIRQSIAAKVNITYKILYNDAVAMTGGQPHDGTLTVPIIARQLAAEGVTNLVVVTDGTPRAYGPSDLPHGTPMRHRDELDAVQRELRAVPGVSALIYDQTCAAEKRRRRKRGKFPDPATRVVINDHVCEGCGDCSEKSNCMSVASVETEFGRKRTIDQSSCNKDFSCVKGFCPSFVTIEGGKLKKGKAAGSPADAFAALPDPQLPATAAPWGILVTGVGGTGVVTIGALLGMAAHLEGKGVSVLDMAGLAQKGGAVWSHVRIADRPEQLHAARVAAGEANAVIGCDLVVAASDESLAKMRAGHTRAVINSDQTMTSEFVRGFAAQARSGDVGANPDPQFPTSPMEGQIVDALGAQNVEFLDASRLATDLLGDSIATNLFMLGYAWQRGLVPLSREAILRAIEINGAAVEANKAAFQWGRRAAVDPEAVRAAARPQLGTPAHHKLSASLDELIARRAAHLTDYQDAAYAKRYTALVERVRKAETGVAPGMSLLTEAVARGYHKLLAYKDEFEVARLYTQTDFLARIEEQFEGDYKLVFHLAPPTLADKDATTGELKKKTYGPWMLKAMRMLARFRSLRGGLLDPFARSHDRKLDRELIADYERIVEEIIGGLEQSNLEAAVELANIPDRIRGFGHVRERYLASARKRQAELLDAFRRKEAAPGSAPQKARKTIAVLAG, encoded by the coding sequence ATGGCGAAAACACTTGCCCCCGCAGCCCTCGAAGACAAGTACACCCTGACCTCCGGCCGCGCCTACATGACCGGCATCCAGGCGCTGGTACGCCTGCCGATGATGCAGCGCATGCGCGACGCGGCCGCCGGCCTGAACACCGCCGGCTTCGTTTCCGGCTACCGCGGCTCGCCGCTGGGCAGCGTGGACCAGGAGTTCTGGAAGGCGAAGAAATACCTGGAACCGCAGCACATCGTCTTCCAGCCTGGTCTCAACGAAGACCTCGCCGCCACCGCGGTGTGGGGCACCCAGCAGGTGAACCTGGACAAGAACGCCAAATACGACGGCGTGTTCGCCATGTGGTACGGCAAGGGTCCGGGCGTGGATCGCAGCGGCGACGTGTTCCGCCACGCCAACGCGGCCGGCACTTCGAAGCACGGCGGCGTGCTGGTGATCGCCGGCGACGACCACGCGGCCAAGTCCTCCACCCTGCCCCACCAGACCGAGCACGTGTTCAAGGCGCTGATGATGCCGGTGCTCGCACCCGCCAACATCCAGGAGTACCTGGAGTACGGCCTGCACGGCTTTGCGCTGTCGCGCTACTCGGGCTGTTGGGTGGCCTTCAAGGCGCTGGCCGACACGGTGGAGACCTCGGCCTCGGTGGACGTGGACCCGTTCCGCGTGCAGACCGTGATCCCGGCCGATTTCCCGCTGCCGGCCGACGGCCTCAACATCCGCTGGCCCGATCCCCCGCTGGTTCAGGAAAAGCGCCTGGTGCACCACAAGCTCTACGCCGCGCTGGCCTATGCGCGCGCCAACCAGCTCGACCGCACGATGATCGACAGCCCCAACGCGCGCCTCGGCATCATGACCAGCGGCAAGAGCTATCTGGACGTGCGCCAGGCCCTGGAAGACCTGGGCATCGACGATCAGCTCGCCGCAGAACTGGGCATCCGCCTGTACAAAGTGGGCATGGTGTGGCCGCTGGAGGCCGAGGGCGTGCGCCGTTTCGCCGACGGCCTGGAAGAGATCCTGGTGGTTGAAGAGAAGCGCCAGTTCCTCGAATACCAGCTCAAGGAAGAGCTCTACAACTGGCGCGAGGACGTGCGCCCGCGCGTCATCGGCAAGTTCGACGAGAAGGGCGAGTGGAGCCTGCCGCACGCCGACTGGCTGCTGCCCGCGGCCAGCGAGCTGACCCCGGCGATGATCGCCCGGGTGATCGCCGCGCGCATCGCGCGCTTCCACACCTCGGACCGCATCAAGGCCCGCCTGAGCTTCCTGGAAGCCAAGGAAGCGGCGCTGGCCAAGCCGCGCCTGTCGATCGCGCGCGTGCCGCACTACTGCTCGGGCTGTCCGCACAACACCTCCACCAAGGTGCCGGAAGGCTCGCGCGCCATCGCCGGCATCGGCTGCCACTACATGGCCACCTGGCTGTCGCCGGAATCCACCGGCACCTTCTGCCAGATGGGCGGCGAAGGCGTGCCCTGGGTCGGCCAGGCGCCGTTCACCGGCACCCAGCACGTGTTCGCCAACCTGGGCGACGGCACCTACATGCACTCGGGCATCCTGGCGATCCGCCAGTCGATCGCCGCGAAGGTGAACATCACCTACAAGATCCTCTACAACGACGCGGTGGCGATGACCGGCGGCCAGCCGCACGACGGCACGCTGACCGTGCCCATCATCGCCCGCCAGCTCGCCGCCGAGGGCGTGACCAATCTCGTCGTGGTCACCGACGGCACCCCGCGCGCCTACGGCCCGTCCGACCTGCCGCACGGCACGCCGATGCGCCACCGCGACGAACTGGACGCGGTGCAGCGCGAGCTGCGCGCGGTGCCGGGCGTCTCGGCGCTGATCTACGACCAGACCTGCGCGGCCGAGAAGCGCCGCCGCCGCAAGCGCGGCAAGTTCCCCGACCCGGCCACCCGGGTGGTGATCAACGACCACGTGTGCGAAGGCTGCGGCGACTGCAGCGAGAAGTCCAACTGCATGTCGGTGGCGTCCGTCGAGACCGAGTTCGGCCGCAAGCGCACCATCGACCAGTCCTCGTGCAACAAGGACTTCTCCTGCGTGAAGGGCTTCTGCCCCTCCTTCGTCACCATCGAAGGCGGCAAGCTGAAGAAGGGCAAGGCCGCCGGCAGCCCGGCGGACGCCTTCGCCGCCCTGCCCGACCCGCAGCTGCCGGCCACCGCCGCCCCCTGGGGCATCCTGGTCACCGGCGTCGGCGGCACCGGTGTGGTCACCATCGGCGCGCTGCTCGGCATGGCCGCCCACCTGGAAGGCAAGGGCGTGAGCGTGCTCGACATGGCCGGCCTGGCGCAGAAGGGTGGCGCGGTGTGGTCTCACGTGCGCATCGCCGACCGTCCGGAGCAACTGCACGCGGCGCGCGTCGCCGCCGGTGAAGCCAACGCGGTGATCGGCTGTGACCTGGTGGTCGCCGCCAGCGACGAGTCGCTCGCCAAGATGCGCGCCGGCCACACCCGCGCGGTGATCAACAGCGACCAGACCATGACCAGCGAGTTCGTCCGCGGCTTCGCCGCCCAGGCGCGCAGCGGCGACGTCGGCGCCAACCCGGACCCGCAGTTCCCCACTTCGCCGATGGAAGGGCAGATCGTGGACGCGCTCGGCGCGCAGAACGTCGAGTTCCTCGACGCCAGCCGCCTGGCCACCGATCTGCTGGGCGACTCGATCGCCACCAACCTGTTCATGCTCGGCTACGCCTGGCAGCGCGGGCTGGTGCCGCTGTCGCGTGAGGCCATCCTGCGCGCCATCGAGATCAACGGCGCCGCGGTGGAGGCCAACAAGGCCGCCTTCCAGTGGGGCCGCCGCGCCGCGGTCGACCCGGAGGCGGTGCGCGCCGCGGCGCGGCCGCAGCTCGGCACCCCGGCGCACCACAAGCTCTCCGCCAGCCTGGACGAGCTGATCGCGCGCCGCGCCGCCCACCTCACCGACTACCAGGACGCGGCCTACGCCAAGCGCTACACCGCGCTGGTCGAACGCGTGCGCAAGGCGGAAACCGGCGTCGCGCCGGGCATGAGCCTGCTCACCGAGGCGGTGGCGCGCGGCTACCACAAGCTGCTGGCCTACAAGGACGAGTTCGAGGTGGCACGCCTGTACACCCAGACCGACTTCCTCGCCCGCATCGAGGAGCAGTTCGAAGGCGACTACAAGCTGGTCTTCCACCTCGCCCCGCCCACCCTGGCCGACAAGGACGCGACCACCGGCGAACTGAAGAAGAAGACCTACGGGCCGTGGATGCTCAAGGCCATGCGCATGCTGGCGCGCTTCCGCAGCCTGCGCGGCGGCCTGCTCGACCCCTTCGCGCGCAGCCACGACCGCAAGCTCGACCGCGAGCTGATCGCCGACTACGAGCGCATCGTCGAGGAAATCATTGGCGGGCTGGAACAGTCGAATCTGGAAGCGGCGGTCGAGCTGGCCAACATCCCGGACCGCATCCGCGGCTTCGGCCATGTGCGCGAGCGCTACCTGGCTTCCGCACGCAAGCGCCAGGCCGAGTTGCTGGACGCCTTCCGGCGCAAGGAAGCCGCGCCCGGCAGCGCGCCGCAGAAAGCCCGCAAGACCATCGCGGTGCTGGCTGGCTGA
- a CDS encoding Glu/Leu/Phe/Val dehydrogenase, with product MAVFSLSDFADHEQVVFVSDDKSGLRAIIAVHNSNLGPALGGCRMWPYATEEEAVRDVLRLSRGMTYKSAMANLKLGGGKSVIIGNPRTQKTPELLAAFARALENLSGRYIAAEDSGTSVADMKYMSQFTSHVAGVHDKPAADGSTRSGDPSPATAWGTFVGIKAAVKERLGRDSLDGLKVAIQGVGNVGHHLAGHLKEAGAQLWITDIQRDNLLRTAKEYDATVVAPEAIFGLDVDVFAPCAMGAIINDTTIPQLKASVVAGAANNQLAESRHGAELMRRGILYAPDYVINAGGIIDVYYERVGYDEATVTAHVAGIYDNLMEIFARARSEERPTGEVADVIAEERFRR from the coding sequence ATGGCCGTATTTTCCCTGAGCGATTTCGCCGACCACGAACAAGTCGTATTCGTCAGCGACGACAAGAGCGGTTTGCGCGCGATCATCGCCGTGCACAATTCCAACCTCGGCCCCGCGCTGGGCGGCTGCCGCATGTGGCCCTACGCCACCGAGGAGGAAGCGGTGCGCGACGTGCTGCGCCTGTCGCGCGGCATGACCTACAAGTCCGCGATGGCCAACCTCAAGCTGGGCGGCGGCAAGTCGGTGATCATCGGCAACCCGCGCACCCAGAAGACCCCGGAACTGCTGGCCGCCTTCGCCCGCGCGCTGGAGAACCTCTCCGGGCGCTACATCGCCGCCGAGGACTCCGGCACCAGCGTGGCCGACATGAAGTACATGTCGCAATTCACCAGCCATGTGGCGGGCGTGCACGACAAGCCCGCCGCCGACGGCAGCACCCGCAGCGGCGACCCCTCGCCGGCTACTGCCTGGGGTACCTTCGTCGGCATCAAGGCCGCGGTCAAGGAGCGCCTCGGCCGCGATTCGCTGGACGGCCTGAAGGTGGCCATCCAGGGCGTGGGCAACGTCGGCCACCACCTGGCCGGCCACCTCAAGGAGGCGGGCGCCCAGCTGTGGATCACCGACATCCAGCGCGACAACCTGCTGCGTACCGCCAAGGAGTACGACGCCACCGTGGTCGCCCCGGAAGCCATCTTCGGCCTGGACGTGGACGTGTTCGCCCCGTGCGCGATGGGCGCGATCATCAACGACACCACCATCCCGCAGCTGAAGGCCAGCGTCGTCGCCGGCGCGGCCAACAACCAGCTCGCCGAGTCGCGCCACGGCGCCGAGCTGATGCGCCGCGGCATCCTCTACGCGCCGGACTACGTGATCAACGCCGGCGGCATCATCGACGTGTACTACGAGCGCGTGGGTTACGACGAGGCCACGGTGACCGCGCACGTCGCCGGCATCTACGACAACCTGATGGAGATCTTCGCCCGCGCGCGCAGCGAGGAGCGCCCGACCGGCGAGGTGGCCGACGTGATCGCGGAGGAGCGCTTCCGTCGCTGA
- a CDS encoding PEP-CTERM sorting domain-containing protein — protein MRTFLHTAGRHLASSLIALGIGFAAPAAHAALVSATNSVGGSADDSFIDRSVNIVSGGLITDLNITVSWSKCGQGFTANYFCNGGSFPFPGEAYMMLTGPTGIAVSLFPSSYFSGPGSSIDVTNTFDDEAASALPGTIQSGSFRPVGSLSAFDGTDVFGLWTLRIGDTVGADPILFRSFTLNVTTQEQGVPEPGSLALLGLGLAGLAGMRRRKAI, from the coding sequence ATGCGGACCTTCCTGCACACCGCCGGGCGCCACCTGGCTTCTTCCCTCATCGCCCTCGGCATCGGTTTCGCGGCGCCTGCCGCACACGCGGCGCTGGTGTCGGCGACCAATTCGGTCGGCGGCTCAGCCGATGACTCGTTCATCGATCGCAGCGTCAACATCGTGTCGGGCGGGCTGATCACCGACCTGAACATCACGGTGTCGTGGAGCAAGTGCGGTCAGGGCTTCACCGCCAACTACTTCTGCAACGGCGGCAGCTTTCCCTTCCCTGGGGAGGCCTACATGATGCTGACCGGTCCTACCGGTATCGCCGTCAGCCTGTTCCCGTCGAGCTATTTCAGCGGCCCGGGCAGCAGCATCGACGTGACCAACACCTTCGACGACGAGGCGGCCAGTGCGCTGCCCGGCACCATCCAGTCCGGCAGCTTCCGTCCGGTGGGCAGCCTGTCGGCCTTTGACGGTACCGATGTGTTCGGGTTGTGGACGCTGCGTATCGGCGACACCGTCGGTGCCGATCCCATCCTGTTCCGGTCCTTCACGCTCAATGTCACCACCCAGGAGCAAGGTGTGCCCGAGCCGGGTTCCCTGGCCCTGCTGGGGCTCGGACTTGCGGGGCTGGCCGGCATGCGCCGGCGCAAGGCGATCTGA